From Ignavibacterium sp.:
ATGCTGGAACAAGACTAAGCTGACTTCGTCCGGTAATGGGAACGGTGCTACAATAATAAGTTAGCAGTGAAAGAAGAATAAGAGACAAATAGATTGTTAATTTTTTCATTTTCTTTCCTTATGATTTTTATTTACCTATTAAAAGATAAGAAATTCAGAAAATTATTTCTCTGCTTTAATCTCAGCCACAAATTCTGATTTTTGATTGAGGTATATTTGTATATATAAAAATGAATTAAGAGGATAAAATGCAAATTGGAATTGTAGGACTTCCCTACTCTGGTAAAACAACTTTATTTCAAACAATAACAAAAACACTTTTAGATCCAACAGAATTAACAAAGTCAGAAACTCATCAGGCGGTAATAAAAGTGCCTGATGAAAGATTAGATAAGCTTACAGAAATTTTTAATCCGAAGAAAAAAGTTAATGCAACAATAGAAGTTGTTGATGTGGTTGGATTGCAGAAGGGAGATTCGGGATCAACTCAATTTACAGGAAACTTTTTATCGAAAGTTAAAACAAATGATGCACTTGTGCAGGTAGTAAGATTATTCGACAATCCTGCTGTTCCGCATCCTGATGGTTCAATTAATATGATGCGTGATGTAAACGCATTCGAAACAGAATTTATTCTTTCAGATATGGCTTTGATTGAAAAGAGGATTGAAAGTATTAAGAAGCAGATACTGAAAACTCAGGATGAAAAACTAAAAAAAGAATTACCTGTACTTGAGAAGTGTCTTGAGCTTTTGCAGGAAGAAAAACCTTTGCGAGATCATCACTTTACAAAAGATGAGCTTCAGATGTTAAAAACCTATCAGCTACTTTCAATTAAACCAATGCTGATAGCTCTTAACTTTGATGAAACTCAGGTTAATGATACAGAGAAATATCTGAATGAAGTGATTAAGCATAAATCCGGACATAATACAAAAGTGCTTTTCTTCTTCGGAAAGATTGAAATGGAAATGGCGGATTTATCAGAAGAAGATGCAAAAGCATTTATGCAGGATTATGGAATTACGGAGTCAGCTCTTGATAAACTTATCCGCGAAGCTTATGACTTACTTGGCTTACAGTCCTTTTTTACCGTTGGTGAAGATGAATGTCGTGCCTGGACTATTAAAAAAGGTATGAACGCTCAGGAAGCTGCCGGAGAAATTCACACAGACTTTTTCAAAAAATTTATTCGTGCAGAAGTTGTTCACTACGACGACTTTATTGAATGCGGTGGTTCATTCGCAAAGGCAAAAGAACTTGGCAAATGGCGACTCGAAGGCAAAGAATACATCGTTAAAGACGGTGATATAATTTCCGTAAGGCATAGCTGAGTTTAATAAAAATTGTGGCGGAGAGAACTGCTCAATATTATTTGTCGTTTCAAATCCGATTTATCGGGGGAGAAATCTTAATTTTAATCGGTTTTCTCATTCGATTCACTTCTTTGAAAAAGCATTAAAGGATTATCCGGTAGTTGTTGGTAATAATTCTTTTTTCAGATATATCATTAAACGGCTGATAATCAGCCACTTAGTGGTTGATTATCAGCAATGCTTACCTTAAATTTGTTCCGTATGATAAAGAGAAAGATTACATCAAAATTACTTCTGTCTTTATCCGATTCACCGGTTGTGGTTATTCAGGGTGCCCGTCAGACAGGAAAGAGTACGCTCGTAAAATATTTATCAGAAGAAATATACCCCGCGACCTATCTGACTTTTGATGATTTAACCATTTTATCAGCAGCCCAAAGCAATCCAATTGATTTTATATCGGCATATTCGGGGAGTGTTATCATTGATGAAGTTCAAAGGGTTCCTGAAATATTTTTAGCAATAAAGAGATTTGTTGATCGGGACAGAAAGCCCGGAAAATTTATTTTGACTGGTTCAGCGAACATTCTTTTCTTACCCAGAATATCAGAATCTCTTGCAGGAAGGGTTGAAATTCTAAAACTATTTCCCTTTTCACAAAGCGAAATCAGTGGAACCGAAAAGAATTTTATTGATGAGCTCTCATCAAATCATTTTAATCCCTTAACATTTGAGATAAAAAAAAATAATCTGACAGAGAAAATAATACGTGGCGGCTATCCCGAAGTTTTAACAAGAAAAGATTTGGAAAGATTAAAAGCATGGTTTTCTTCCTATATAACAACCATACTTCAGCGTGATGTAAGAGATATTTCTAATATTGAAAAACTAAGTGATTTACCAAAACTTTTGTCTTTGCTCGCAAGCAGAGCCGGAACATTACTAAATATTGCCGAGCTTTCACGTTCATCAGCAATCCCACAGACAACATTAAAAAGATATATGGCCTTACTCGAGGCTACTTTTATGATTAGTCTTTTGCCCGCGTGGTCAGGAAATTTATCCAAAAGAATTATAAAGACACCAAAAGTTTATCTAATCGATACGGGAATATTATCTTATTTAACCGGCTTTGAAGAAAATAAAGTTACCTCGGATCCTTTATCCTGGGGAAGAATATTAGAAAATTTTGTTCTTATGGAACTAATTAAACAAGCAAGCTGGAGCAGAAAAAATTTATCTCTTTTTCATTACAGGTCTGCATCCGGACAAGAAATTGATTTTATTATTGAAAAGGATGATGGAAAGATTATCGCTGTCGAAGTTAAAGCTTCATCGAAAGTAGACGACTCTGATTTCAGACACATAAGAACTTTTGCAGAAGAAAACGGAAAGAAATTTCTCAGAGGAATAGTTTTTTACACAGGAGCGCAGATAGTTCCCTTTGGTAAAAATCTTTTTGCTATACCTGTAAATGCTTTATGGTAGCTTTTAAGTAACTTATTTTCATATCAATCAATACTTTTGATTTAAAATTATAAACAAGTAAATATGCTTTTGAAAAGTTCCTTAATAATTTAATAATACAACTAATTAATTTTTTTAATAATCAGCTTAAGAATATTGGTGGTATTGAGAGAATTTTAGCAGACTTGCTCAAAAAATTTATTCGTGCAGAAGTTGTTCACTACCACGACTTTATTGAATGCAGTGGTTCATTCGAAAAAGCAAAAGAACTTGGCAAATGGCGACTCGAAGGCAAAGAATACATCGTTAAAGACGGTGATATAATTTCCGTAAGGCATAGCTGAGATTCTCCTTTTAAGTCTGAAAACTAAATTGCTCTTTTAATATCTGGTTTTTTAATGTCAACCTTACAAATATTATCCGTTGTTTTAATTACAGCAGCATTAATCTGTTACAGTATTGGTGTATGGGCAGAACGTATTGCAAAATATCTGAAACGTTGGCATGTTCTCTTTTTCTGGTCGGGATTTATATTTGATGTATCCGGAACTTATGCAATGCACTTGCTTGCAACCGGTCCTTTTGATATTACAGAACTGCATACATTAACAGGACAGATTGCATTATGGTTAATGTTTTTTCACGCGATATGGGCAACAAGGGCAATAATAAAAAAAGATGAACGGCTATTAAAAACTTTTCACCGCTTCAGTGTTTTTGTCTGGTTGGTTTGGTTAATTCCCTACTTTGGCGGAATGTTTCTTGGAATGAGTAAGTGAGGTTATGCACTTGAAACTAAAATCAAAAAATTAAGGACTACTTCAGGAAATGCTTAAAAAGATAGGTGGTATTGTTAAAATCTTATTTGACTTTTTCAGATTATGTTTCATGCAAAGTATTCTCACATTCTCTGCAGTTAAACTTGTGCCCCCCTTAGAATACGGTATGTCGTGATCAAAGTGCAGATTTTCTTTTGAGCCACAAAGAACACATTGCCCTTTATCTCTTGCCCAGACCTCCAACTTAACTGCTGTTGGAATTATTCTCGAGTGAGGCAGTTCAACTTCTTTTTTCTTCGAAATAAATTCAACTGGCTTTAAGTAAAATTTAAATACTCTTCTTTTCCCTTTATTCAAATAATTAGCGTCAACAAGGTTGAAGAATCCTTTGTAGCACCATATTCCATCCTTTATTTTTTCATAAACTTTTATTCTGTGAGGTTCTTTTATTAAGCCAATTTTGTAAGCTTGGGCAACAGTAAAAAATTTTCCATTTTCTGTTAGGGAACCTTTTGGAGTCGTTAATGGCTGATCTTCTTCTTTTGGATCATCAGACAAATTGCCAGGCACATCATGGCCCTCATAAATTAAAGTGTTAGTTTTATCATCCCATTCATCTTTATATGGTGCATTTTTACGAACAGACATTAGAAAGATGGAATACTCAGGCTTAATTTGAAAATTCATCCCTTTTTGTAAATTGACACCTTCTGCCGAAACTAATTCAGCATAAGAAATAATATCGTCTACTTTAAAGTTAGGTTTATAAAATAAGTGTTTCATTTGTATTTATTAAAAAAATTAGAATCGGATTATTTCTTTCATAGGGATCACCAACCGATAAAGCTTTAAATCTCCATTTAATTCCGTTCATATATTATATCCAGGTTATTTTAATTTCATTTTCAAGGACTTTAAATTCTTTATCTCCTGTAACTAGAGTAGCTTTCTTTAATTTAGCCAAAGCTGCAGCGAACGCATCCGCAAAAGACATTTTATTGAAGGCTTTAATTTCTGCTGCAGCCAAAGTCAGATTTATATTTGCCTCAACAATATCAATTGGAAGTGCTTTTACTATCTCAAGAAAAAATTTAGCTTTCTGTTCACCTCCAACACGCAATGCATGATAATATACTTCACCCAGGTTTACGACGCACATAAGTGCAAATTCATCAGCTTCTGAGCATTTTTCAAAAATTTCAGAAACACGATCGTAACCCTCTTCTTTGTTCAGATATGCAATCAAAGCATAACTGTCAAGAACCACCGGCTTCATAGTTCTCTTTCTTTCTTTTTATCTTCCATCAGCGACTTAAGCATTTTACCTTTTTCTCCAAGGATACCGGCAAGCTTATTAAAGTATTCTTTATCAAGCGGCTGAATTATTACCTTATCTCCCTGTTCGATTAAAGCAACCTTGGAGCCGCCTTTAATACCAAGTTTCCTTCTAATCTTAACCGGTATTACAATTTGTCCTTTTGAAGTTACTACAGCAGTTTCCATTTTCTTACTCCTTTCTTTTGCAAACTTACAAACACTAAAAAAGTAAGTCAAGTATTTTATTTTCTTACTAAAATTAAAAAGTGGGAATATTTAGCATTTGTGAAATTTTTAGAAACAAACTGATGATACAAAGCAGTTTCCCGGGAAATTGTGAAGTAAAGTTATTTCAATTTTCCAATGCAGAAGAAGTGAATCCTAATTGGCTAATAGGCAAAATAAAATTGTAAATTTTCTGGTGGTTTTAATTTACTCTCTTGTATAGACCTTTACTTCATCAAATTTCCTACATACTCTCCAATGTAGTAGGGCCAGACAAACAGTGCGAGTAATCCTTTGAAGAAAGTTAGTTTCAGAAATCCGATTGTAAATAACCAACCCATAAACCAGATTGGTCCCATTATTCCTGCTACTTCAACTTTTCTCGATGCCATTGAATATTCCTTTCTATTTTATTTTGATGCTCTCTTAATAAGAATTATAATTTGTGGTCATCCTTCGACTGGCTCGGGATGACTCTATTTATATAACATTCATTTTATGATTTCTCTTTCATACTTTCCATCCGCAATATGTTTTGCAGCTAAGAAAGCAAGCTTAACAATCTTTTCATATAAATCAGGATTAAGTGTTTCTACTGTGTCAGTAGGAAGATGAAGATGATCATAACTGTACTTTGAAACAAAGTAAAGTGAGGGAATTCCTTTTTCGTGAAAAGGTGTTGCATCTGCTCCTCCACCGCTCCAGGTATCATTTACCATTAGCTTAAAATTTTTCTCATCAAATTCTTTTGCAATCTGCCATAGCTTCGGAGAGCTTTTTCCATTTCCAACCTGAATGCTATCACCATAGCCGATGCAATCGAGATTAAGCATTGCTATAATTTTTTCTTTAGATACTTTCAGATTTTCAACAAAATGTTTTGAGCCGTTTAATCCTTGTTCTTCACTTGCAAACAAAACAAAAATTATTGAGCGTTTGGGTTTAACTTTATCAGCAACAAATGCTTTTGCAATTTCGAGCACACCAGCCGAACCGGAGGCATTATCATTTGCACCGGGAAAAAGTAATCCTGCCTGCGAACCTACATGATCGAGATGAGCACCAATAACAACATATTCATTTTTTAGAACGGGATCGCTACCTTCCAGCAAGGCGACCACATTCATTGTCTTAGCTTCTTTCTGATAATATGTTGTAGTAATTACTTTCGCTTTTGTTCTTGTTAAAAACGAAAATGGTTTTTTCTTTTCATCAATTTTAGTCTGACATTCACTGAGTGTTAATCCGACTTTCTGTAACACTTGATTGGCAGCTTCGATTGAAATATGCAGTTGTGGAAAATCTGTTGGTTGTTCTCCCTCACCGTGCATCACACTTCCAATCAGCGGCTGTGGCTTTTCATCATTCGGAAGCGAAACGAAAAGAATTCCTTTTGCACCTTTCTGTTTTGCAACCAATGATTTTTCTCTTGGATAAGCCGAGCCCCATTCTTTGTCATCAATTTTCCATTTTGGATTTTGCTTGAACACAATTACAATTTTGTTTTTGACATTTACATTCTGATAATCATCATAACCTAAATCAGGTCTTGAAATTCCATATCCGCAAAATGCAACCGGCAAAGTAAAACTATTAGCTCCGCTGAATCCTCTTAAAACAAAATCCTTTCCGTGTTTATATGTGATTGTTTCTGAATCAATAATTGCTTCGAAGACTACAGGTGTATCAACTTTGTTGTATTCAACATTCAGAAACTGAAAATAGCCGGCATCACCAAAAGGTTTTAATTTCATTTCGAGAAATTTATTTGCGACAAACTTTGCGGCTTTATCATATCCTTCGCTGCCAGGCAGTCTTCCATCAAATTCTTTGGATGAAAGGATTGAAACAGTTTTTATTAATGATTCTTTTGTGATTTGAGAAACTGCGTTTCTATCCTGTGGTTTAATTATTGTAAAACCGATTAGAAGAAGAATGTAGATAAGTGTTTTCATTGCATCACAATTTTGTTTTGATGAACTGAATAAAAATAATCAAACAATTGTGAAATCAGAAAAACTGCTATGTTCATCCAACTGCTAATTCGTGCTCAGGACAATCAACTCTGAGTTCTTCAGTTCGAAGTGGAAGATTCAGAAGCTGGCAGAAATAGGTTTCTTTTCTGTTCTTCTTCTGAATTTGAAAGTGTCTGCAGGTAATACAAATTCGGTTGCGGTTTATTATTCCTTCTTCTTCAAAGCTGATTAGTATCTGAAGAAGAGTTTCATAAAGGTTTATTTTTTTATCTATGGAAATATCTTTGAAATTTCTTCTGAACTTTTCACCCCAGCTTTCAATTTTCTTTACAAGTTCTTTCCCTTTTGAAGTCAATTCAAGATAAAAGAATCTTGCATCTTCTTTATCAGAAAGTTTTTTTACTAGTTTTTTCTGGACCAAAGATTTAACAGCATCGCTTACGGTTGCTTTTGTAATATTTAATCGCCGGGCAAGTGTGGTGATGTTTCTGTCGGTTTTCGGCTGATGGTAAACATAAATAAGAATCTGTGTCTGAATCGGACTGAGATTATACTGTTTGGTCTGTTCCCAAAGCAGTACTCTGAAAATGTGACTTATTCTCTCAAGTGCAAGAACAAGTTTTGAATCCAGATCGCTGTGCTGATATTTATGATTGAATATAGATTTCACAAAACAAAATTAAATAATTAAAAGGATAGAAAACAGAAATGTCACCCTTCGATAAGCGACTGTGTCATAATAATTTGTCAATCTGAACCTGTTTCAGATTCCAAAATAAATTCGCAATGGCAGCTAAGACACAGTCCCGAAACGCAGGGTGACACCCGATTAACAGGAACTGATATTACAACTCACTTTCTGTACTCACTAAAAACATAATCTTTATCTTTTTGCGAAAGATGACAGCTGAAACATTCGCCGTACATATTTTTCACAACTCTTTCTTTAGTGTCACCTTTAAATCCTTCAAATCCCCAACCGCCGGTGTCTTTGTATTTTTTTGAGTTTTTTTCCATTACACCGACAACTTTTCTGTTTCCCTCTGCAATTGCATTATCTGCGGAAACTGTTTCCAGCAAATCAAAAACTATTACAGAACCATCTTTGAATTTATTTCCGGCTTTATATCCTTCGAGTGCAGTTTTGTTTGCATAGATATGATGAATTCCACCGAAAGCATCGTAAAGCGGATGACCTTTTTCAAGAATAAGTGTTTTTACATGCGTCCAGTTTCTGTAACCATCGGGATATTTGACTTCATCATTACCGAAGCCAAACAATACTGCTGTTCCGACTACTATTGCAGCAAAAAGACCGAAAGAAAGAATGATTTGTTTTTTCATAAAGCACTCCTTTTTTTGATTTAAATAAATTAGTTAGGATTCCTAACTAATATAATCCTTAAAGAAATACCTGTCAAGTAATTTGTAAAATAAAAATCAGTAATTGAGGTTGGGACTGAGCCATCTTTCAATTTCCTCAACGCTCATTCCTTTGCGGCGATGATAATCAAGCACCTGATCTTTATCAATCTTTCCAACCTGAAAATACTTTGCTTCAGGATGGGCAAAATACAATCCGCTTACACTTGCGGCGGGATACATTGCCATTGATTCAGTAAGTTTAATGCCAGAGTGTTCTTCAACTTTTAGTAAATCAAATATGATTGGCTTTTCTGTGTGATCCGGTTGTGCAGGATATCCGGGTGCCGGACGAATACCGATGTAATTTTCTTTTATAAGTTCTTCGTTAGTTAGATTTTCATCCGATGCATAACCCCAATATTCTTTTCTGACAAGTTCGTGAAGATGTTCTGCAAATGCTTCGGCTAATCTGTCAGCTATTGCTTTAATCATTATGCTGTTATAGTCGTCGTGATTTTTCTCAAATTCCCGGATCAGTTTCTCAATTCCGATTCCTGCAGTAACAGCAAATGCGCCAATATAATCGATTAGTCCGGAATCTTTTGGTGCTACAAAATCAGCCAGAGCAATGTTGGGCTGTCCTACTGTCTTTTGCATTTGCTGGCGAAGTGTGTGTAAAACGGTAAGAACTCCTTTCCTGGATTCATCGCTGTAAACTTCAATATCATCTCCAACGGAATTAGCAGGAAACAATCCGAATACAGCATTTGCAGTTAAAAGATTTTCGGATACAACTTTCTCTAAAAGCTTATTTGCATCATCGAAAAGTTTTTTAGCTTCGCTTCCGATTTTTTCATCATCAAAAATTGCGGGATACTTCCCTTTTAATTCCCATGTTTGAAAGAACGGAGTCCAGTCAATATAATTTCTTAATACTGAAAGCGAATAATTCTTCAGAACAGTAACACCCAACTTATTTGGTTTTTTAATTTGCGATTTGCTCCAATCTATTTTCAACTTATTCTCTCTTGCCTTTTCAATAGGAATAAGTTGTTTATCGGTTTTTTTCTTCAGATAATCTTCGCGCAGTTTTTTATATTCATCTTTTACTGATTGAATATATTTTCTTCTTTCTGTTTCATCAGGATTAAGTAAAGAAGAAACAACAGGAACGCTGCGCGATGCATCGAGAACATGAATTACAGCTCCATCATAGCTTGGATCAATTTTAACAGCTGTATGAACGCGGGATGTTGTTGCACCACCAATAAGCAAAGGAATTTTCAGTCCTCTTCTTTGCATTTCTTTTGCAACATGAACCATTTCATCGAGCGATGGAGTGATAAGCCCGCTTAAACCAATAACATCAACTTTCTTGTCAATTGCCGTTTGAATGATTTTCTCGGCGTGAACCATAACTCCAAGATCAATCACATTATAGCTGTTACAGCCAAGCACAACAGCAACAATATTTTTACCTATATCGTGAACATCGCCTTTGACTGTTGCCAATAATACTGAAGCCCCTCCTAAATCCTCCTCTTTTGCTTCGTCAAAACCCTCTCTGTTAGAAGCCTCCCCTAAATCCCCTCCAAAGGAGGGGACTTTTAAATTCTTTATAATTTCCTCCAATACATTTTTAGTGTCTTTAATTACCTGCTCATTGGTAAATCGAATCACTTTAAAGCCAACTTCATTTAGCCATTGAGTTCGAATTTCATCTGATTCTTTGTTATCAGGAAGTTGATGAATCAGTCCATCAATTTCTATAATAAGTTTCTGTTCGAGGCAAACAAAGTCGGCAATATATTTTCCGATTATGTGTTGTCTTCTGAATTTATAGTTCTCAAGTCTTCTATCCCGTAAAAGCTCCCACATTTTTTCTTCTGCTTCAGTAGGATTAGAACGGTTTTGTTT
This genomic window contains:
- the ychF gene encoding redox-regulated ATPase YchF, which codes for MQIGIVGLPYSGKTTLFQTITKTLLDPTELTKSETHQAVIKVPDERLDKLTEIFNPKKKVNATIEVVDVVGLQKGDSGSTQFTGNFLSKVKTNDALVQVVRLFDNPAVPHPDGSINMMRDVNAFETEFILSDMALIEKRIESIKKQILKTQDEKLKKELPVLEKCLELLQEEKPLRDHHFTKDELQMLKTYQLLSIKPMLIALNFDETQVNDTEKYLNEVIKHKSGHNTKVLFFFGKIEMEMADLSEEDAKAFMQDYGITESALDKLIREAYDLLGLQSFFTVGEDECRAWTIKKGMNAQEAAGEIHTDFFKKFIRAEVVHYDDFIECGGSFAKAKELGKWRLEGKEYIVKDGDIISVRHS
- a CDS encoding ATP-binding protein; this translates as MLTLNLFRMIKRKITSKLLLSLSDSPVVVIQGARQTGKSTLVKYLSEEIYPATYLTFDDLTILSAAQSNPIDFISAYSGSVIIDEVQRVPEIFLAIKRFVDRDRKPGKFILTGSANILFLPRISESLAGRVEILKLFPFSQSEISGTEKNFIDELSSNHFNPLTFEIKKNNLTEKIIRGGYPEVLTRKDLERLKAWFSSYITTILQRDVRDISNIEKLSDLPKLLSLLASRAGTLLNIAELSRSSAIPQTTLKRYMALLEATFMISLLPAWSGNLSKRIIKTPKVYLIDTGILSYLTGFEENKVTSDPLSWGRILENFVLMELIKQASWSRKNLSLFHYRSASGQEIDFIIEKDDGKIIAVEVKASSKVDDSDFRHIRTFAEENGKKFLRGIVFYTGAQIVPFGKNLFAIPVNALW
- a CDS encoding DUF933 domain-containing protein, with protein sequence MNFFNNQLKNIGGIERILADLLKKFIRAEVVHYHDFIECSGSFEKAKELGKWRLEGKEYIVKDGDIISVRHS
- a CDS encoding HsmA family protein, whose translation is MSTLQILSVVLITAALICYSIGVWAERIAKYLKRWHVLFFWSGFIFDVSGTYAMHLLATGPFDITELHTLTGQIALWLMFFHAIWATRAIIKKDERLLKTFHRFSVFVWLVWLIPYFGGMFLGMSK
- a CDS encoding HNH endonuclease, with the translated sequence MKHLFYKPNFKVDDIISYAELVSAEGVNLQKGMNFQIKPEYSIFLMSVRKNAPYKDEWDDKTNTLIYEGHDVPGNLSDDPKEEDQPLTTPKGSLTENGKFFTVAQAYKIGLIKEPHRIKVYEKIKDGIWCYKGFFNLVDANYLNKGKRRVFKFYLKPVEFISKKKEVELPHSRIIPTAVKLEVWARDKGQCVLCGSKENLHFDHDIPYSKGGTSLTAENVRILCMKHNLKKSNKILTIPPIFLSIS
- a CDS encoding PIN domain-containing protein; translated protein: MKPVVLDSYALIAYLNKEEGYDRVSEIFEKCSEADEFALMCVVNLGEVYYHALRVGGEQKAKFFLEIVKALPIDIVEANINLTLAAAEIKAFNKMSFADAFAAALAKLKKATLVTGDKEFKVLENEIKITWI
- a CDS encoding AbrB/MazE/SpoVT family DNA-binding domain-containing protein, which gives rise to METAVVTSKGQIVIPVKIRRKLGIKGGSKVALIEQGDKVIIQPLDKEYFNKLAGILGEKGKMLKSLMEDKKKEREL
- a CDS encoding M20/M25/M40 family metallo-hydrolase, which produces MKTLIYILLLIGFTIIKPQDRNAVSQITKESLIKTVSILSSKEFDGRLPGSEGYDKAAKFVANKFLEMKLKPFGDAGYFQFLNVEYNKVDTPVVFEAIIDSETITYKHGKDFVLRGFSGANSFTLPVAFCGYGISRPDLGYDDYQNVNVKNKIVIVFKQNPKWKIDDKEWGSAYPREKSLVAKQKGAKGILFVSLPNDEKPQPLIGSVMHGEGEQPTDFPQLHISIEAANQVLQKVGLTLSECQTKIDEKKKPFSFLTRTKAKVITTTYYQKEAKTMNVVALLEGSDPVLKNEYVVIGAHLDHVGSQAGLLFPGANDNASGSAGVLEIAKAFVADKVKPKRSIIFVLFASEEQGLNGSKHFVENLKVSKEKIIAMLNLDCIGYGDSIQVGNGKSSPKLWQIAKEFDEKNFKLMVNDTWSGGGADATPFHEKGIPSLYFVSKYSYDHLHLPTDTVETLNPDLYEKIVKLAFLAAKHIADGKYEREIIK
- a CDS encoding MarR family winged helix-turn-helix transcriptional regulator, giving the protein MKSIFNHKYQHSDLDSKLVLALERISHIFRVLLWEQTKQYNLSPIQTQILIYVYHQPKTDRNITTLARRLNITKATVSDAVKSLVQKKLVKKLSDKEDARFFYLELTSKGKELVKKIESWGEKFRRNFKDISIDKKINLYETLLQILISFEEEGIINRNRICITCRHFQIQKKNRKETYFCQLLNLPLRTEELRVDCPEHELAVG
- a CDS encoding cytochrome P460 family protein; this translates as MKKQIILSFGLFAAIVVGTAVLFGFGNDEVKYPDGYRNWTHVKTLILEKGHPLYDAFGGIHHIYANKTALEGYKAGNKFKDGSVIVFDLLETVSADNAIAEGNRKVVGVMEKNSKKYKDTGGWGFEGFKGDTKERVVKNMYGECFSCHLSQKDKDYVFSEYRK